In one window of Parafrankia discariae DNA:
- a CDS encoding YveK family protein produces the protein MRITIRRWYVFLVVVALGIAAALVTTSGVKPQYSAAMDAFVNAPPSRSSAPTGSVENSGGVGFAGSLEERAMDADASRAQIHKLGLLPTYKVSWTRAKLVLSVSVTGPTPDLARRTVEEVVAMANRHLVAHQASAGVADPGAQYSIMPAAEGANLSPAQYPGRSRQRIVIGVVALAAAVGLAVALDGLVAARRRAAAGGTRRPDSPPDAGSPRSPLVLEPDPLAAPLYGRDASERAIPGHETAAVNEDTVTIRTGGRLGAGPVPPDLDRSGRPR, from the coding sequence ATGCGCATCACCATTCGGCGCTGGTACGTGTTCCTGGTGGTTGTGGCACTGGGGATCGCCGCGGCCCTGGTCACCACTTCGGGAGTGAAGCCGCAGTACTCCGCGGCCATGGACGCCTTCGTCAACGCCCCGCCGAGCCGGTCGAGTGCGCCGACCGGCAGCGTGGAGAACTCCGGCGGCGTCGGCTTCGCCGGCTCGCTGGAGGAACGCGCCATGGACGCCGACGCGTCCCGCGCGCAGATCCACAAGCTGGGCCTTCTCCCCACTTACAAGGTCAGCTGGACCAGAGCCAAGCTGGTCCTGTCGGTCAGCGTGACGGGCCCGACGCCCGACCTGGCCCGGCGCACCGTCGAGGAGGTCGTCGCGATGGCGAACCGGCACCTCGTCGCGCACCAGGCCAGCGCCGGCGTAGCTGATCCGGGCGCACAGTACTCGATCATGCCGGCGGCCGAGGGGGCCAACCTCTCACCCGCCCAGTACCCGGGTCGTTCCCGCCAGCGGATCGTCATCGGCGTCGTCGCGCTCGCCGCGGCGGTGGGCCTCGCGGTGGCGCTGGACGGCCTCGTCGCCGCCCGCCGTCGCGCCGCGGCCGGTGGAACCCGCCGGCCCGACAGCCCGCCGGACGCCGGATCACCACGGAGCCCGCTGGTTCTGGAGCCGGATCCGCTGGCCGCGCCGCTGTACGGCAGGGACGCCTCGGAGCGGGCCATACCGGGGCACGAGACCGCGGCGGTCAACGAGGACACGGTGACCATTCGGACGGGCGGCCGACTCGGAGCGGGGCCCGTCCCGCCGGACCTCGACCGAAGCGGCCGCCCGCGGTGA